The sequence TAAATAACATACACGGaatctgtcctaaatgcagattaggggTGATTGATTGGTTGGGTTGGGGGTGGGGTTGTGTTGGGCTGATTGattgtttgatagatagatagatagatagatagatagatagatagatagatagatagatagatagatagatagatagatagatagatagatagatagatagatagatagatagatagatagatagatagatagatagatagatagatagatagatagatagatagatagatagattgattgattgattgattgattgattgattgattgatagatagatagatagattgattgattgatttgaaaatGTACCTTTAGTAATGTACACTTCTTCTTTCCTAGCATCCTATGTCAAGAAATGCAAACTTAACGACCCCAGCTTCAATGAATGCGCCCTGAGGGTCGCAAGAGAAACTGTTCCCAACATCTTGAAAGGTGAGTAGAAAGTAACAGTAATATTTAGTTATAAAGAATTAATTTTCTCTTAGGTCACAATTGAGGTGTTGACATGAGGAAGACAATCACAAAAAGTAAATTATCGGGAGAAACAATTAAAAAATTTACAATGTAGAAAAATATAATTAACTAAAGAAAGCTCTTGCAACAAGCAACACTAGCCGGCCaccaggcttatctccatggcaaccacagtcgGTCTCccttcgtttccatggcaaccatagccCTTACTCCTTTCTCTTTACCCAGGCAGGCTGTAAACGAACGTCCCTCCAAGAACGTGAAATGATCTGCCTACACCATTTCTGTATCTCCGACATGATATTCAGTCCTCTTACGCTTCGTCTCTGTTGATATTaatttagtcttgaaaatgctaaattttatatgtaaatattattattactaatattattatagtCCGGATTGTTAGCAGTAAAACTCATTAGAATGTAAACGATCTGAAGCTAGTAAAAAGTACAGTCTAGCTTGTACAAAGGTCATGgtatgaatttcaaataaacataaggggtacggcctatcagaacgcctagaatgtatgttactctcggtACGTTGTGGAAGatcgggttgcatgacacttcgtAATAACTAGACTTAGGATTTTTAGGCAGAAATGGgtaagaatgcaaactaatttggtttataggaagtgtcatgcaacccgttcttccgtagtgtagcgagagcAACATAAATTCTAGGTGTTATATAGCCCGTGGCATTAACGTCCctgcaaatctcacagcataaccgttgtgcaggctagtgtatacttgctattggcttaagtaagttttcattctaacctatttatGTCTAAAATTTCcggtccttttcttcttcttcttcttcttcttcttcttcttcttcttcctcttcttcgttttcttctggTCTGTAATATAATATTTCCATTATTGTTTATCAACAGGTGACAGGAAGTACAACATTCCCAATCTCAATCCACTTAAGGTGACAGAAATCAAAGTTGCCCAGGGCAACGATCTCACCCTGACACTAAAAGATATTGACATTATCGGCATCCCAGACGTCGAAATTAAGGAAGTCAAGTAAGTTTGTTTATCAGCTAATCTAATATTATTAAGAGTTTATGAATTTGTACAAGCAGGGTAATCACAAGAGCTACTTTATGAATTTCAATAATTCCTTGACCATATGGAATATATTATAGGCTAAATATAATTACTAGCCGCAAGCCTGTTTACAACATGGTGAAGGGATTTCAGAATAAACAATTACATGTTGTGTCTCTTCAGGAGAATGTACTGTAGTTTAGAAAATAAATGCCACGGGGTATCGACATTTAATTCTGATACAAGTAAAATAAATAGTGAAATCCGTGAGAGATAATATTTTAATTGGTGTAAATTACTCCAAAAACGACTGGGAATTGATATGTACAAAAAATTTACCTCCACCAACAACTGGGTAGAGTACGATCAAGGTCTGACTTGTAGGGAAAGGCGCGAGGCAAAGAAAATGACAATCAATGTTTCCTCGATCACAGAGGAATCTGTAGCAGATATGGCAACGAGAATGAAATAGTGGGTTACTACCCTTATGGTTTTACACTGGGAAACTCCCATCACCATAAAATAAGACCTTTCAGTGAAGGAGATACAGGATTTACGAAGAGGTTTACGGCATGTTAACGCACGGTAGCACAAGAAGAATTGACATAATAGCCCTCAAACATAAGAGCAAAGTCAACAAACACCTCTCAGTAAAAATTCTTCATGGGATTCTGCAGAGAGTGCTACAAAATTCCAATCCATCCAGTGATGAAGAGGAGAGCCTGGAGCTTTCAAAATTCTAGGAAGTATAAGAGattccaaaaatggctttcacgtcTGCATagggagtacatatttttgaaaactgAGAATTCGCTTCTTCACTAGCAGAATAGCAATCCCTGTTTGCTAAGACGGCCgaaccacgcagttggtctgccaatGCTAAGCAGAGTCTTGCAGGGGcgtgatgagcccaaatggcacgtctgagGGAAAATCTGCAAACGCACACTGACTAGCTATttaaaagctggttctattcccgtgattttgTAAGATGTTTCGTTGAATCTCAGTCAAATGTTTAAATGAAACTGAGGATTTTGCCTATCTTATACAAACCCAAACAAATAAAAATCACTAACTATTTTAAGTGAGCAAAGGAATTAGTGACTTGTTACATGTGCTAAATTGTGTGCTAATGCTATTGTTTTACTAGTGCCCATAAAGAAAATTTCCATGTATATATTTTCATCTACAGTACACGAGAGCTTGCCAGCATAATACTGTAAAAATCATTCCTTACAATGAATTTATTACATGTTATGCATTTATGCAGTACTGTACAATATTTTCGTTAAAATACTCATTTCACTGTAGGTTAATTCGAATATTGGATAATTCGATTTTTTCTGATTCCCCTTGGAGTTCGAATTAGAAGGAATCCACTGTATTTTAAAACCCTGCGCTAAGTTGCTAATTTAAGATGTTCACATTAAATCTATGTTACTCTATATAATGATCTTGTACTGGACAGATTTTTTGTACTTTGCCGATAATGCAGGTAAACGAATTTGGCGGCTTTTGATACTAAGCACCTAAATTATCCCTTAACGGAACATCGCAAGAGACTAATTTGAAGCTGCTCTATCAATTGGGCACATAATATTACACTTTGGTTTGTAGTGAGAATGTAAATGACGTTTTCCGCTAAGTGTGACACCCGGTATATATATTATCAGTAGGGGCCAACTCAGCTAGTGGAGACCCACTACAGTGTTACCTAACGCTCATCTTCTGCAGGGTGGGAGGTAAATAGCTTCTTAACCGTGTTACTAGAAACATGCAAGATTGGGAAGGATGTTAACGCTGAACAGGGGTTGTTATATCCTTCATAATAAATGAAACTTTCCATTCATATATGGACCATATTTTCTGCACACAAGTAGACATACAAAATGTCAACCTCACGTGCCAGGGAATACCTCTCAAACACTGTGTAACATCTAGACCTTTCTTTGCAGGATGGACAGCAAAACTCTGGACACGGAACTCCACGTTTTCTTTCCCAGCTTTGGTATCATCGGAAAGTACGACATAAACGGAAAGATCCTGGTGCTGCCAATCAAGGGAGATGGAAACATCAACCTCACACAGAGTAAGTCTGAATTTCGAAGTCTTCCAGTAATGCACACTAGAGACCAGAAAGTTTGGGCAGTAATAGGTTACAATGTGAACTTAGTGAAGGGAGAAGCAAATACACTCCAACCTGCACAAAGATTATGCTATGTTATTTGCATAAAACTAGGAAGTACGGCCTATCAGGACCTCTAGAATGTATGTTACctttgctacattatggaagagcgggctggCCGGCACATCTTCTAGCCAAATCAGTTTgctttgcattctatcctattactgaCTAAAACTTTAAAGTTCATACATCACTAGGAAACACTTCTACCAAAAAATAAAGTCGCCAGTTTGTTTACCATTGTCAAACtaatcaaaataatttaaaattattcaaaatatttttGCCTACTTGGAGCACATTTGGTAAACTTCTGgagagaagatgatgatgattcatcTTCTTAACACACACGGAGGAATTAGGCTCATATAAATATATTACTATATACTACTAAAacactaaccccatggcactacagccctgaagagtcatggcctaccaagcgaccaatgcCCAACCCGAAACTATATACTTCTACAGTGAAAAACTTCTTGGACTTGTGCTTACAATGTAGGAAAAACGGTGTACACTCAAACTTCTTGGACTTTCatctacagtgtaggcaacacattgCATActtacgtactacagtcaataacttgtTGGATTGGCGCCTACAGTGTATGCAACACATTGCACAcctacgtactacagtcaataacttgtTGGAGTGGCGCCTACAGTGTATGCAACACATTGCACACctacgtactacagtcagtaacttcttggaGTGGCGCCCACAGTGTATGCAACACATTGCACACCTACCTACCACAGTCAATGCTTTCTTGGAGtagcacctacagtgtaggcaacaggTTGTACACCGATGTACTACATTCAGTCTGTTCGtagactggcgctaacagttcaaggatcacatagtctttagACCAGTCTTTTCAAAAATCTTCCCCGTCGTAGTGATCCGGGCGATTTTGACTTATCATCTCAAACGTTTTACTAGCGGATTTACCTAATTTttgtcagaacttgaaatttgcgCGTTGCTCTAACTACGACATTCTTAAGTTCCGCCGCTGACGTTCACAACAGAGAAATAATGTTTAgcccttcccgtaaactaccatttcactcggcgtgaattatgtatagcctagattatagtaaATCGTTCCCCGACTTTActtaccgatcttcattaaattcttatcagccattttctcgtgaagcccgtacatacatacagacagacatacagacagacacacagacagacagacagacagacagacagacagacagacagacagacagacagacagacagacagacagacggtcGGAAATGACGCAAAATTGAAAAGTGGATTTCTTTGTTaccgtggacacgaccgatacagagtTGTCATTCTGTTTAAATTCTGACTAATTTACAAATAAAACAGATAAAACAAATTGGTGTCACTTTAGGAGGATGACTTGGAAACAGACTGAGTATGTAATAAATAAGTCCAATTAATTACTCTCTTTCAGCTGATCTTGATGTTGTATATAAGGTGAAACTCCCCAAGAAGACGAAAGCTGACGGCAAGGAATACCTTTCTCCAGAAGATGGCAAGGTGGATTTCAAGACGTCTCGGTCTTACATCAATCTCGACAACTTGTTCAACGGAGACAAGGCTCTTGGTAAGTGAGTTAAGCtatagtaattcttcttcttcttcctcttcaaagCTTACTTCTGTCTCTCCCCCTTGTTAAAACTCTCTCCTGTGGTACTGTATTTTTTGTTTAGAAGAGACCCTGTTTCTATACAATCCCTGATTAACATGATTACGTATTGACTCGAAGGCACTTCAATGCCATGGAAATGACGAAG is a genomic window of Anabrus simplex isolate iqAnaSimp1 chromosome 14, ASM4041472v1, whole genome shotgun sequence containing:
- the LOC136885596 gene encoding protein takeout, encoding MFRVLVIVAVLSVATSLPLPSYVKKCKLNDPSFNECALRVARETVPNILKGDRKYNIPNLNPLKVTEIKVAQGNDLTLTLKDIDIIGIPDVEIKEVKMDSKTLDTELHVFFPSFGIIGKYDINGKILVLPIKGDGNINLTQTDLDVVYKVKLPKKTKADGKEYLSPEDGKVDFKTSRSYINLDNLFNGDKALGDNTNKFLNENWMDVIQELGPPVGEAIAQIISEILSGVLDVVPADEVFD